One Branchiostoma lanceolatum isolate klBraLanc5 chromosome 18, klBraLanc5.hap2, whole genome shotgun sequence DNA window includes the following coding sequences:
- the LOC136424749 gene encoding elongation factor 1-alpha: protein MGKEKVHINIVVIGHVDSGKSTSTGHLIYKCGGIDKRTIEKFEKEAAEMGKGSFKYAWVLDKLKAERERGITIDIALWKFETTKYYVTVIDAPGHRDFIKNMITGTSQADCAVLIVAAGTGEFEAGISKNGQTREHALLAYTLGVKQLIVGVNKMDSTEPPYSDSRFSEITKEVSTYIKKVGYNPKAVAFVPISGWHGDNMLEPSEKMGWYKGWNIERKEGNATGKTLFEALDAILPPKRPTDKPLRLPLQDVYKIGGIGTVPVGRVETGILKPGMVVTFAPVGLTTEVKSVEMHHESLPEALPGDNVGFNVKNVSVKEIKRGMVAGDSKNDAPKEAESFAAQVIVMNHPGEIHNGYAPVLDCHTAHIACKFSEIKEKIDRRSGKKLEDNPKFVKSGDAAIVEMIPSKPMCVETFNEYPPLGRFAVRDMKQTVAVGVIKAVKKTDKAGKVTKAAQKAGAGKKK from the exons atgggaAAGGAAAAGGTTCATATCAACATCGTGGTCATCGGCCATGTCGACTCCGGCAAGTCCACCTCCACCGGTCACTTGATCTACAAGTGTGGCGGTATCGACAAGCGTACCATTGAGAAGTTTGAGAAGGAAGCCGCTGAG ATGGGCAAGGGCTCCTTCAAGTACGCCTGGGTGCTGGACAAGCTGAAGGCTGAGCGTGAACGTGGTATCACCATCGATATCGCCCTTTGGAAGTTCGAGACCACCAAGTACTACGTGACTGTCATTGATGCCCCCGGACATCGTGATTTCATCAAGAACATGATCACAGGAACTTCACAG GCTGACTGTGCCGTACTGATTGTGGCTGCTGGTACTGGTGAGTTTGAGGCTGGTATCTCCAAGAACGGACAGACCCGTGAGCACGCCCTGCTGGCCTACACCCTGGGTGTCAAGCAGCTCATCGTGGGAGTCAACAAGATGGACTCCACCGAGCCCCCTTACTCCGAT TCTCGCTTCAGTGAGATCACGAAGGAAGTGAGCACGTACATCAAGAAGGTTGGCTACAACCCCAAGGCTGTCGCCTTCGTGCCCATCTCTGGCTGGCATGGTGACAACATGTTGGAGCCTTCCGAGAAGATGGGATGGTACAAGGGGTGGAACATTGAGCGCAAAGAGGGCAATGCCACCGGCAAGACCCTGTTTGAAGCCCTGGACGCCATCCTGCCCCCCAAGAGGCCCACCGACAAGCCTCTTCGTCTGCCCCTGCAGGATGTGTACAAGATCGGCG GTATCGGAACCGTGCCCGTCGGCCGTGTGGAGACCGGTATCCTGAAGCCAGGCATGGTGGTGACCTTTGCCCCCGTCGGCCTCACCACTGAGGTCAAGTCCGTGGAGATGCACCACGAGTCTCTGCCAGAGGCCCTACCCGGAGACAACGTTGGCTTCAACGTCAAGAACGTCTCCGTCAAGGAGATCAAGCGTGGGATGGTTGCTGGTGACAGCAAGAACGACGCACCCAAGGAGGCTGAGAGCTTCGCTGCCCAG GTTATTGTGATGAACCACCCTGGAGAGATCCACAATGGCTACGCGCCTGTGCTGGATTGCCACACCGCCCACATCGCCTGCAAGTTCTCCGAGATTAAGGAAAAGATCGACCGTCGTTCCGGCAAGAAGCTGGAAGACAACCCCAAGTTCGTCAAGTCTGGAGACGCCGCCATCGTCGAGATGATCCCGTCCAAGCCCATGTGTGTGGAAACCTTCAACGAATACCCACCCCTGGGTCGTTTCGCCGTGCGCGACATGAAGCAGACCGTGGCTGTCGGTGTCATCAAGGCCGTGAAGAAGACAGATAAAGCCGGGAAGGTTACCAAGGCTGCCCAGAAGGCCGGTGCTGGCAAGAAGAAGTGA